TCCAGTGAAATTTGCAACTGGATGCTCAGCTTCGGCATTTTTCTGCAGCCACCGCGTAACATCACGGTCTTTTATGTAGCCGTTCTGTATTGCGTCGAGTAAGCTTTTATCTTTTTTTCCGTTGCCCCACAAATACCCAATTCCTCTTCCTAGCCCGCCCACCGCTCCATTTATTTCATCAGTAAACCCAAACGTCGCACCGTCAGCCGCACCCAGAAGCAGGGCTTCCAACGTGTTTGTTTTATTTTCAGGTTTTACGCCAGCAATTCTGTATAAATCATCATCAGACATATTTTCTATATTATTATTTGCAGGTTTTTTATTTGAGTTATTTACAATCTCTAGTAACTCTTCATTACTATATTCGCGTATATTTTTCATTGAATTTTCGCACCTCTGCGTTTTAGCTCCTCTAACGCCGCGTTGGCTGTAATGTTGCCACCGTTTGTATTAAAATTATTTAATTCAGTTTTTTTCATACTCTTTGCAGAATTAAAAGCGTCCAGTCGAGTATCGAGGTCATGCAGATAATTATCTATCATTTTGTCTGCTGTTTTATTTGCGTATAAAACCCCGCCAAACTTGCGAAACGGCAACATATATTTTTGAGCAGACGCAACTTCTCCTTCTCTCGCAACAGATTCAGGGTCAACTAATTTTGCAAAATCTACCGCCATTTGGTAAATTTTTGCGTCCATTTTTGTGCCCGCATCTCCGAATGGCGTTACAGTTCCATTTTGTTTTATTAATTCCTTTAATTCGTTAGCATTAGTTTTTAAAATATTATATCTGTACGCCGCTTCCCTCCGCTGAGAGTCCTCTTTTGTTTCTTTTTCTTTCGCTACTCCCGCTCCGATATTTTGTAAATTGTGAGAATCTAAACCATTATATTTACTAACGTCACGAGCATTAAAAGCTGTAGCATTCAATTTACGTTCGAGTTCCCGAGCTTTCTGTAGCTCGCCGCGACTTCTGTACGTCTGCGCGGCTTTATATATTACGTCCGCGTCTGCGATTTGTTTTAGCTGCTCGCCAATAGCTGCGGATAAATCATAATTGCCGAGAATTTCCGCTTGCCGCTGTTGATTTTTTAACGCAGAAAATCTAGCAAGCGCGGCAGATTGATTGTATGTTCTGTCGCTTTGTGCGTCAGATAGCTGTAATTTTTTTAGCTGCGAGTCTATCTGGCCGTTGTATAAGTCTTGCTCACCCTGCCTTAGTTGCTGCTCGCCTCTTTTAATTTGTTGGTCACTCAACAACAACCCTTTTTTATTTTGCTGCAGTTGTACATCCGAAAGCGCAGAATCTTGGCCGAATTTTTTAAATTTCATATCGTCGTAAATATTTTCACGGCCGAGCGCTAAATTTTGAGCTGCCTGCGATTTTTTACGTTGCTGCAGTTGCATATCGTCGTTCAAATTTCGCAGAGCAGAATCTCCGAATTCTTTTAAATTTGTATTTACTGGCGCTGTGTGGCCGCCAACGCTTCCGACCAACGATTGCGCACGTAGAAGATTATCTGCAAAAATTGCAAGATTATTTGCAGAACGTGCGCCATGTATATCGCTAGCGTTCGCAAATTTGTCCGCCTCGCTATTTTCGCTCTCGTATTTTTGCATTAGTTTCTCTAGCGCGGAAATGTATTTATCAGTAGCCATAGCGTTTTAACCTTTCGTCTTCTCTCCGTTGCGAATCTAAATACATTAAACCGGTTGTTACTCCGTTTGTTATTCCTTGAATTGCGCTGTTTTGGTCGCGTGCGTTCGAGTTTATACTGTTTATTTTATTGTTAGAATTTCCAGTTTGTGCAGTAATTTTAGCCATTGCATTGTCGTATTTTTGCTGCTCAATATTGTTTCTAAAATTGCGGCGCTCATACATTGAATTATTCCGCAATTCTGTATTTCTGTCTGAGTTATTCTGTCGTGCTGCTAAATTCATGCGTTGTGCGTCATTTAAAACATCTGCATTGCGTTGATTGTAATTATTGCGATTTGCTGCACTGCGGGCGTTATAGCTGTTAATAATATCAGCATTCTTAAACGACATATTCTGTTCTGACTGTTCTATCTGCCCGCCTAAATTTGCAGAATCCCGCAAAGCCTGCAGTCTGTTTGCATACGCTGTAAGTGCGGCGGTCGTGCCGGAATTACTCGCATTTTGGCTGTTGTTCTGTTGTGTTGACAAAGCTTTCGCAAACCCTAGCCCACTACCGACGCCCGCGCCTCTGCGTGCATATTCGTCTAAAATCGACGCTTGTTGCGATTCATTTTGAGCTGCTGACTCGCGCATCGACTGTTCAATTAATGCTTGGGAAACACTGTCAGTGCCTGTATTTCCCAGTTGCCGCAATCGCTGAAGCGCTGACAGCATTGCTTCTTGCCCCTGTTCTCCAACCGCAGAACGGCGAGCTAAATGCGGTGCCTGCTCTTCTATATATTGTGCAAGTTGTGGTTCGTATTTGCCAACAAGCGCAAACTCTTCGGGAGTTATTTGCGTCATATCGAACGTAGGGTCTGAAATTTGGTCGATTAATCGCTGTATACGTGCGTGTTCTGCGGCGGTTGCTTTGTTAGCGTCGCGCGATGTTTTGTATTGTAGTGCGCCTCCGAGGAGGCTGCCGCCGAGAATTGCGGCGGCTATAGGTAAAACCATTTATAAATATCTCCTACCAAAATTTTAATTTTTTAATTCCACGCTCAATTTCCCTTCCAACTTTATTCGCGCCATTATATAGGGACTTATTCATGGAATACATACCACCGGTTATGCCGTCTAGCAGTAAATTATTTCCTCCGCCGCCTCCGGTTTCGGCAGTATATTCTGGAGTATAGGCTTTAGCCGCTGCGGCTTTTGCTTGCTCTGCTCGTGCATTAATTAACGAATTTATTGCGTTACGGTAGTCACTCTCGCGAGCTGATACGTTAATTTCTGGCGCACTTTCTCTAGCGCGCTGTTGCATTCCAAGCAATGCGCCAATTTTATTAAATCGGCCGTCGAGAAACATATTTTCGTTATATGTTTGCATTGGCGAAACAAAATCGTTTTCGCGAACGTCATCTAACGTGAAATTTTTTAATGTATTTTCCAGCAATTTATTTTTTACATTTAGCGCCGCTTCTTGATTTGCTTTAATGTAATTATCGCCCGCGCCTTCCATGATTTTTTCAGCAAACATGTTTTTGTAATCTTGGCTTTTTTTCCACTCTGCGAGTTTTTGTAATTCTGCACTACGGCGTGCATTAAATTGCGCTTGTCTTTCGCTTGCGGCAGATTGCGCACTACGCATTAATTCATTTCGGAACATATCGCCGTCACTATATAATCGTTTTGAATTTTCGTCGACCGTGCGTTTACTGTTGTCTAACAACGATTTCTCGTTATTTAAAAGTTGCTCTTTTCCTGCTCTAAATCCGTCAATTTGTGTCAAATCGTTTCGAATTGCGCGACCGGCTTGCCCCGAATTTCTGTACAATAGTGCGTCTAATCTACTACCGCCGCGTGTACTTCCGTTTTGATTTTGTAACTGATTTGTAAGGCCATCAATCGTCGATAAATTCGCTGTCGCTGACGTATCTGCATTGTAATATTTTGATTTAGATTCAATTGCCCCTAATGTATTTTTAGCAACATCTGGAGTTGCGAGAGTGCTTAAACGGTCGTAAACATCTTTTCTTTCGATGTTTTCAACATCCGAGCGACCGTTATAATTATAATTTTTTGCAATATCGCCAACGTTTCTGCTGTATTCTTTGGTCGAATTTTGCAGCTGTGTGTTGGCGTCGTCGAGGCTCTGTTTTATTCCAGAGCTTAGCTGTCCCATGTTGGCGCCATAATTTGCATCGTAAATCGCATTAGGATTTTTAAATGTACTTTCATGTGCGGCCGAAGCATTTTCTGGCGCATTTTTAACTCCAGTTTCGCCCGACGGCGTAGGTGTTTGGCCGATTATTTGCCCTTGTGGCCTACGTAATGCTGGTTTTTGTTCGTCAATTAGATTAGAAATTTTTCTGAAAATGTAAGCCATATTATAAACTCACTATAGGTTGGGCGGGAGAAGCGGGTTGCGCTGCTGAAGTGCTCCCGTCCGGCGGTTGAGAGGGAAGAGGTGGCGCTACGCTACCGCCGCCAGACTCGACAGCTCCGCCAAGTGATGGCGGCTGCTCAGGCAGAGGCGGCGGTTGCTGCTGTTGCTGCAGATGATTCTCATGTTCTGCAATGTGCTGTAATATTATCGCAACATGTTCGCTGCTGCGGCGGATTTCTGGGTTCCGTAGCAAATCTTTATGTTTCTCAATGTGCGCCTGATGGTCGTCAAATGTAAGCACTGGACAGTCAATACCCGCCAATAAATCATCATTTTCTTTCTGTGCAAGTGCACTTTCGTTTAATTGACTGCTATAAAGTTGCTCTGGCGCTTGGCCTTCGAGTACTAAAAAATACTCGCCGAGATTTTTAACTAGGCCATGCTGCAGGGCTAATTCGGCGGTATCTCTTCTGCCGGAAATAGTATTCATAATAGGATTAACTATATCTAATTTTACCCTTTCAAAATCCGCCAATTCGCTAGATTTAAATTCTTTAACGTACGAAGTATTGCCGTCTGCTATAGAAACTATTTGTCTTTCAGCTCCAAACATGCGGTAAAATTTTACTGATAGCGTAACAACTTCTTCAATTCCTACGTATAGGCACCTAGACAAACTTGACATAAATTCGACAGAATTTGCGCATAGTGTTGCGATTGCGTTTCCTGCAGTTACTCCCGTAGGCGGCTGTCCCCTTAGAGCGCTGTTAACGTTAGCAATAACGCTCATATGTTCGGTGTAAATACGAATGCTTTCGATAACCTCGGGCGGTGTTTTAGTTAATTGTAGCGCTTCAGGTTTCCCGCCACCGTCTATATTTTGCGGCGTGTAATCTATGAACTGCATGCCTTCTACTTGCGCAATATCGATGTTACTTCCGCGGGGGTTTAAAATTGATTGCACGCCGAACGCTGCTTGATTTGTCGCCATTGTCGAAAAAGACACGTCGAGCATCTCTTGAGTCGCGGATAAGTTACAAAATAATGGATAGCCTCGAAGCTGGTCATTCATTTGCTCGGGTAGATTTTGAATAATCGGAATGCACTCGTACGGATTTTCACCGTCATATAAAACACAACTTTCGCTGCAGAGAATTGCCATTCTTCCGCGGGGGACGGCCGGCGACGGTTTGTGATAATAATGATAAACTAAAATTGTGTCGTCATTTTCTGCAGAAACTTCTGTTACTTTAGTCCCGCTAAACCTATTAATTTTTAGCAATTCATCTCTGAGTTCTGGATGTAGTGCAATAAGGTCGTGGCGGTTATATTTTTCAGCGACCGCAGCCCATGGCAGGTCTTGCCAGTCATCATATTGTAAATCGTAAAAAACATAACTTGGATTTACTACGGATACCTTAACATCTCCTGTCATTTTAGGTTCGCCGTCTTCGGAATGCACGAGCGTTCCGCCGTCCGAATACCATGTGCAGTGCCAAAAACTCTGGCCATAAATAAAAATTTGTTCGGCCGCTCTATCCATTTTTACGTCAATTTTTTTATCGCGTACGAGTTTATTTGCGATAGCCTGCGCGATTTTACCGTTTGCGAAACTCGCGTAGTCAGTCGAGCGCATTATTGATTTGAAAAATAATTTCTGTTTGCAAATTATTGAAATAGTTTGCCTCACGAGGGAACGAGCTTGAGGCACGCTCATTTTAATTAGCTCGCCTTGGCGACCCGCAAATCCTAAATTTTCTGACAAAGCATTTTTATAGTACAGTTCAATATTCCGCTTCCAAACCGAAGAAAAGCAGTCGTTAAATTGTCCGCTTGATTTTATTAATTGCATTATTTTAGCTGTAGCAGTTTTTGTATCTGCTGCGGCATAATATTGGTTATTCATTGCACCTCTTATGTTCTTAATTATAAGTGTTACAGATTCCGCTATTATTTTTTTGTTACTGTAGATTTTTATTTTGAAGTTCGGTTGGAAATGTTGCGAACAGCGAAGGCAAGCGACTGTATGTTAATTTGTTCAGCCGCTTGGCTGTGCCTGAGTTTTACTTTCAACCATGTTGTCATCTGATTCTGCAAAGGTACGAAAACCCGCGTAGGTTCCGCCAAATACGTCTGATACTGTATATCGATGGTTTCGCCGAGACCCCACGTAAAAAAACCCCAAGGGCTGTTACCCCAGCCGCTTTGATTACCGCGGGCTTGCCATTCGCGATAGCTTGAGTCACTTGCATCCGAAATGAAAGCAAGCTCGAGCTTGCTGCAAGAGTTATTGCGGTAGCTAGCCTGAAACTCCGAAAATTGTTTTAGCACATTTTCGTCTAGCCCAATCGGGCTTGAAATAATCTCACTCGTGATACTTTTAAAATGCTCTGATTTATTGTCAATGTTTGCTTTGCGAGAGAAATGACACTCTGTCAATTTTTTTTGCGGTTTAACAGCAATGACACGGTTAATAACATCACCTGTAGCAATAATATCGCCCACCTCTATTTTTAGCTGGCTATTTATTAGCCAGCATTTGCATGTTGCATCGACGGGAGTTGCTGAAATTACGGGCGTGCTTTCGTCGCAAAAATCTGTTTTGTTATTATTGCGCCTCATTTTAATTAATTTATTTTTATTATTTATTGCGTAATGCAGATTGTCTGTGGGGTTTACCACACCGCTGCGGTACAAAATCGAAGACGTTGTCCACACATTCGTTAAAACATTGTAAACATACGTAACAAAGCTACGGGCATTTGGCGTATATGTTGTTAGCATATACAGCCGTTCTGTTGGAACTGTAGTTGCAAAAGTCACGGCCGAAAAATCAGGCTGCGAAAAAATTGCAGTGAGCAGCGGTTCAATATTGCGACTAACGATTGAAACTTCCGTTTCTGTTATCCGCACAATTCCTGCAAAAGTGCACGCATAAATGCTGCCGTCGAGTTCTACAACAGATTCGGGAGCGTTGCAAATTATTGTCAAATCAAGCGGAAATACGCTAAAATCCGCACGGCTTGAGCCGGATAATCTGAAAACGCCATCCTCTTTTAAAATAATTAAACTATTTTTTAAGGGAACGATACGCAATATTTTAGCTTGTTTTGCGCCAACATTAATATACGACGTTAAAGGGAACGCTTCGATTTCTCCAAATTTGCTTATGTATACTCCATTTGGAATTGTGTCAGAAATACTATCAACGCTCTTATCTGTTGCCGCCACAGGCAAACTTGGATTAAAACATGCGGCAATTTTTTTCGTACTCGCTCGCAACGAAAATTTTACAGACGCAATGCGTGAATAAAAATACATTTTACCGGGCAATGACTGCGAAGAACTTACATAGCTTGCATAAATAGTGCCGTTTTTATCCCTATTAATTACGCGGCATATTGAGCGCGCAGTATTGTCAATATTTACAGCAACAGAATTGCTAGATGTAAATATTTTAAATTTGCCGCCATCAGTCGTAGAATATTCGTCCGAATTTGCCGCAGTATACGTGCGTTTTATATTCCCAGTTTCTACAATAAAACTATCGCCCGAGAGCAAATCGCCGTTTGCTTTTATCAAATCAATTTCTGTCGAGTTTATAGTTGTAGGGCAAGTTAAA
The DNA window shown above is from Fluviispira vulneris and carries:
- a CDS encoding portal protein, producing the protein MNNQYYAAADTKTATAKIMQLIKSSGQFNDCFSSVWKRNIELYYKNALSENLGFAGRQGELIKMSVPQARSLVRQTISIICKQKLFFKSIMRSTDYASFANGKIAQAIANKLVRDKKIDVKMDRAAEQIFIYGQSFWHCTWYSDGGTLVHSEDGEPKMTGDVKVSVVNPSYVFYDLQYDDWQDLPWAAVAEKYNRHDLIALHPELRDELLKINRFSGTKVTEVSAENDDTILVYHYYHKPSPAVPRGRMAILCSESCVLYDGENPYECIPIIQNLPEQMNDQLRGYPLFCNLSATQEMLDVSFSTMATNQAAFGVQSILNPRGSNIDIAQVEGMQFIDYTPQNIDGGGKPEALQLTKTPPEVIESIRIYTEHMSVIANVNSALRGQPPTGVTAGNAIATLCANSVEFMSSLSRCLYVGIEEVVTLSVKFYRMFGAERQIVSIADGNTSYVKEFKSSELADFERVKLDIVNPIMNTISGRRDTAELALQHGLVKNLGEYFLVLEGQAPEQLYSSQLNESALAQKENDDLLAGIDCPVLTFDDHQAHIEKHKDLLRNPEIRRSSEHVAIILQHIAEHENHLQQQQQPPPLPEQPPSLGGAVESGGGSVAPPLPSQPPDGSTSAAQPASPAQPIVSL